The proteins below are encoded in one region of Microbacterium pygmaeum:
- a CDS encoding LacI family DNA-binding transcriptional regulator yields the protein MADVAARAGVSGQTVSRVVNDSPRVDPLTRARVEAAMAQLGYRPHRAARALRTGRTQTIGLVVSTLATIGNSRMLQAVADAAAVRGYALTVVTVPAARELADAFERLRDQGVDGAIVLNEATALARDAGVPADVRVVVVDSPPDDRFTVVQSDHESGARAATEHLLAAGHDTVWHIAGPEGSYAAAQRERGWRGALEGAGRVAPPVLRGDWSAASGHVAGEALAERGDVSAVFVANDQMALGLLRALADADRAVPEDVAVVGFDDVADAADYRPPLSTVRQDFDELGERAVDALIAAIHGAAPTTALVPTRLIVRASAGESGR from the coding sequence ATGGCCGACGTCGCCGCCCGTGCCGGTGTGTCCGGGCAGACGGTGTCGCGGGTGGTCAACGACAGCCCGCGGGTGGATCCGCTCACGCGCGCCCGCGTCGAGGCGGCGATGGCGCAGCTGGGCTATCGGCCGCACCGAGCGGCCCGGGCGCTTCGCACCGGACGCACCCAGACCATCGGCCTGGTCGTGTCCACGCTCGCCACGATCGGGAACTCGCGGATGCTGCAGGCGGTGGCCGATGCCGCTGCCGTGCGCGGCTACGCCCTGACCGTCGTGACCGTGCCGGCGGCGCGCGAGCTCGCGGACGCGTTCGAGCGGCTGCGCGATCAGGGCGTGGACGGGGCGATCGTCCTGAACGAGGCCACCGCCCTTGCTCGCGACGCGGGAGTCCCAGCCGATGTCCGGGTGGTGGTCGTGGATTCCCCGCCGGATGACCGCTTCACGGTGGTGCAGTCCGATCACGAGTCCGGCGCCCGCGCGGCGACCGAGCACCTGCTGGCGGCGGGGCACGACACGGTGTGGCACATCGCCGGCCCGGAGGGCTCGTATGCCGCCGCTCAGCGCGAGCGCGGCTGGCGTGGGGCGCTGGAAGGTGCCGGCCGGGTCGCACCGCCGGTGCTGCGCGGGGATTGGAGCGCCGCCTCCGGCCACGTCGCGGGTGAAGCACTCGCTGAGCGCGGCGACGTCTCGGCGGTCTTCGTCGCGAACGATCAGATGGCGCTCGGCCTGCTGCGCGCGCTCGCCGACGCCGACCGCGCTGTGCCGGAGGACGTCGCAGTCGTGGGCTTCGACGACGTCGCCGATGCGGCGGACTACCGGCCGCCGCTGAGCACCGTCCGCCAGGACTTCGACGAGCTTGGCGAGCGCGCGGTGGACGCCCTGATCGCGGCCATCCACGGTGCCGCGCCGACCACCGCGCTGGTGCCGACGCGGTTGATCGTGCGAGCGAGCGCGGGCGAGTCCGGACGATAG
- a CDS encoding glycerate kinase yields MTVVLAPDSFKGTLGAAEVAAALADGWAEVRPADTIVLKPMADGGEGTLDAFALAVAGARRMPVTVTGPDGDPVEASWVLLPATSDSPGETGVVELASTSGIELVADRLLPDDAHTLGFGEAVAAALDHGVARLLLGIGSSSSTDGGTGVLTALGARFTDAAGAPIPLGARGLDAVAAADLSALRALPEHGVIVLTDVTNPLLGPTGAAAVFGPQKGLDAAGVLRAEAGLARLAALLPVDAQAPGAGAAGGTGFGLLAWGAALVPGAAAVADIIGLSDAVAAASVVLTGEGSYDGQSAAGKAPAHVASIARAAGVPVAVAAGRIAEDADTSALAASVSLTDLAGSSAAAMTDTARWLREAGRRLATSLSG; encoded by the coding sequence GTGACCGTCGTCCTGGCTCCTGACTCGTTCAAAGGCACCCTCGGCGCCGCGGAGGTGGCGGCCGCCCTCGCCGACGGGTGGGCCGAGGTCCGCCCCGCCGACACCATCGTCCTCAAGCCGATGGCCGACGGTGGTGAGGGCACCCTCGACGCGTTCGCGCTCGCCGTTGCGGGCGCCCGCCGGATGCCGGTGACGGTGACCGGCCCCGACGGCGACCCCGTCGAAGCGTCCTGGGTGCTCCTGCCCGCCACGTCGGACAGTCCCGGCGAGACCGGCGTCGTGGAACTCGCATCGACCTCGGGCATCGAGCTGGTCGCCGACCGGCTGCTCCCCGACGACGCGCACACGCTCGGCTTCGGCGAGGCGGTCGCCGCCGCCCTCGACCATGGGGTGGCGCGGCTGCTGCTCGGCATCGGCAGCAGTTCGTCCACCGACGGCGGCACCGGAGTGCTCACCGCGCTCGGAGCGCGATTCACGGATGCCGCGGGCGCGCCGATCCCGCTGGGCGCGCGCGGCCTGGACGCCGTCGCGGCGGCTGACCTATCGGCGCTGCGCGCCCTGCCCGAGCACGGCGTGATCGTGCTCACCGATGTGACCAACCCGCTTCTCGGGCCTACCGGTGCCGCTGCAGTCTTCGGCCCGCAGAAGGGGCTCGACGCCGCCGGCGTGCTCCGGGCCGAGGCCGGGCTCGCGCGCCTCGCCGCCCTGCTGCCGGTCGATGCGCAGGCGCCGGGCGCGGGCGCCGCCGGTGGCACCGGTTTCGGACTGCTGGCCTGGGGCGCGGCGCTCGTGCCCGGCGCTGCCGCCGTGGCCGACATCATCGGTCTGTCCGACGCCGTGGCAGCGGCATCCGTCGTCCTGACCGGAGAGGGGTCGTATGACGGACAGTCGGCGGCAGGCAAGGCACCCGCCCATGTGGCCTCGATCGCGCGCGCGGCGGGCGTGCCGGTCGCCGTCGCTGCCGGACGGATCGCCGAGGATGCCGACACGTCGGCGCTCGCGGCATCCGTCTCCCTCACCGACCTCGCCGGTTCCTCGGCCGCGGCGATGACCGACACGGCTCGGTGGCTGCGCGAGGCCGGAAGACGCCTCGCGACATCGCTCAGCGGCTGA
- a CDS encoding serine hydrolase domain-containing protein, with translation MSSAYSAAFDWARRQVDGGRLPTAVLGIADADGVIALDAFGATDGRVARVEDHYPLFSVTKPLMGITAMRAIERGLLTPETPLAAALPDFGAGRDDTVRLRHLASHTSGITEPPLDDAVPLRQSILTAGRDFAAGTVSRYSTLAFEGIAALTQHATGVEWDQAVHDWAAPIGADGFTLDPSVDPHAVIDAEAVGFRTDRFRALRSPGAGLLGRACDLLAVGAALLRRGDPVLRAPGLAMMLRPLTEGIPSLDPYPPERGSDWGFTWNLRRRAPGLIDRDVYGHGGWAGAEFWIHPTAGVVHVLLTNRAQRPGVDGDELHNAVVSAI, from the coding sequence GTGAGCAGCGCGTACTCGGCGGCATTCGACTGGGCTCGGCGTCAGGTCGACGGCGGTCGCCTCCCGACGGCCGTCCTCGGCATCGCCGACGCCGACGGCGTGATCGCGCTCGACGCCTTCGGCGCGACGGACGGCCGGGTCGCGCGCGTCGAGGACCACTACCCGCTCTTCTCGGTCACGAAGCCCCTGATGGGCATCACCGCGATGCGTGCGATCGAGCGTGGGCTGCTGACTCCCGAGACTCCGCTCGCCGCCGCGCTGCCGGACTTCGGGGCGGGTCGCGACGACACCGTGCGCCTGCGCCATCTCGCCAGTCACACGTCCGGCATCACCGAGCCTCCGCTCGATGATGCCGTGCCGCTCCGGCAGTCGATCCTGACGGCGGGACGGGACTTCGCCGCCGGCACCGTGTCGCGTTACTCCACCCTCGCCTTCGAGGGGATCGCCGCCCTCACCCAGCACGCCACCGGCGTGGAGTGGGACCAGGCCGTGCACGACTGGGCTGCGCCGATCGGCGCGGACGGTTTCACCCTCGACCCCTCCGTCGACCCGCACGCGGTGATCGACGCCGAGGCGGTCGGCTTCCGGACCGATCGCTTCCGTGCGCTGCGGAGTCCCGGTGCGGGTCTGCTCGGGCGGGCCTGCGACCTGCTCGCCGTCGGCGCCGCGCTCCTGCGTCGTGGCGACCCGGTGCTGCGTGCGCCGGGGCTGGCGATGATGCTGCGCCCGCTGACCGAAGGTATCCCGAGTCTGGATCCCTACCCGCCGGAGCGCGGGTCGGACTGGGGCTTCACCTGGAACCTCCGCAGACGGGCGCCGGGCCTGATCGATCGCGACGTGTACGGCCACGGCGGCTGGGCGGGCGCGGAGTTCTGGATCCACCCGACCGCGGGCGTCGTGCACGTCCTGCTCACCAACCGGGCGCAACGGCCAGGCGTCGACGGCGACGAGCTGCACAACGCCGTCGTCAGCGCGATCTGA
- a CDS encoding alpha/beta hydrolase, which produces MSEVSILVLPGGGYEYRADHEGEPVAAWLRGLGLRARVVDYPVRVAHPAPIDAVRTEIARERATSSVVGVLGFSAGGHLAGMACLTGGPDERADFGVLCYPVVTMGADAHAGSRDILLGPDPDPDLGNELSLENLVTADSPPLFLWSGADDDAVPVAANSYRLAAAFAAAGAPHELHVLERAGRHGVGIDEPAGIASRALIENWLRSRGFIAPSAEGRS; this is translated from the coding sequence ATGAGCGAGGTGAGCATCCTCGTCCTCCCCGGCGGCGGCTACGAGTATCGGGCCGACCACGAGGGCGAGCCGGTCGCTGCGTGGCTGCGTGGGCTCGGACTGCGTGCGCGCGTCGTCGACTACCCCGTTCGCGTCGCCCATCCCGCTCCGATCGACGCGGTTCGCACCGAGATCGCGCGGGAGCGCGCCACGAGCTCCGTCGTCGGCGTGCTCGGGTTCTCAGCCGGCGGTCACCTCGCCGGCATGGCGTGCCTGACCGGCGGACCGGACGAACGGGCCGACTTCGGCGTGCTGTGCTACCCCGTCGTCACGATGGGCGCCGATGCGCATGCCGGCTCCCGCGACATCCTGCTCGGCCCCGACCCCGATCCTGATCTCGGGAACGAGCTGTCGCTGGAGAACCTCGTCACCGCCGACAGCCCGCCCCTGTTCCTCTGGTCGGGCGCTGACGATGACGCCGTGCCGGTCGCCGCGAACAGCTATCGTCTGGCCGCGGCATTCGCGGCAGCCGGTGCACCGCACGAGCTGCACGTGCTCGAGCGTGCCGGGCGGCACGGCGTGGGCATCGACGAACCGGCGGGGATCGCCTCCCGGGCGCTCATCGAGAACTGGCTGCGATCGCGCGGCTTCATCGCACCGTCGGCGGAAGGACGATCGTGA
- a CDS encoding Gfo/Idh/MocA family protein, with protein MRRRYALLGAGSRAHMYVDAITGEYADRASLVAIGEPNPVRAQHHLERVVSRGQDAPSLWSPDDLEEMIRAERIDRVIVTARDDQHAGLIVRSLEAGADVVVEKPLTIDAESAAAIEAAAERTGRSVVLTFNYRYSPRNSALRQVIQDGLIGQVTSIDFSWMLDTKHGADYFRRWHRQKVHSGGLLVHKSSHHFDLVNWWIRSTPVRVFASGGLRFYGDENAAERGLADRPARGTHDGDHDAFELDLRDDPQLAQLYLDAEQHDGYLRDQDVFSSGITIEDNLALVVDYASGATLSYSLNAHAPWEGYRVAVNGTEGRAELEVIERGAVLAGEGLHPALDPSAVHAGAGASTRPEGERLLVQRHWSEAVEVQIPAEAGGHGGGDALLLADVFVGPSDDPLGRPADWTDGVQSIAVGIAGNRSLETGQPVRVADLGIPLLSRR; from the coding sequence GTGCGACGACGCTATGCCCTCCTCGGCGCGGGGTCTCGCGCGCACATGTACGTCGACGCGATCACGGGCGAGTACGCCGACCGGGCGAGCCTCGTCGCCATCGGCGAGCCCAACCCGGTCCGCGCCCAGCATCACCTCGAACGGGTCGTCTCCCGCGGTCAGGACGCACCGAGCCTGTGGAGCCCCGACGACCTCGAGGAGATGATCCGCGCCGAGCGCATCGACCGGGTCATCGTCACCGCGAGGGACGACCAGCACGCGGGACTCATCGTCCGCTCGCTCGAGGCAGGCGCCGACGTCGTCGTCGAGAAGCCGCTGACGATCGACGCGGAGAGTGCGGCGGCGATCGAAGCAGCGGCCGAGCGCACCGGGCGCTCGGTGGTGCTCACCTTCAACTACCGGTACTCGCCGCGCAACAGCGCACTGCGCCAGGTGATCCAGGACGGACTGATCGGGCAGGTCACCTCGATCGACTTCTCCTGGATGCTGGACACCAAGCACGGCGCCGACTACTTCCGCCGCTGGCACCGCCAGAAGGTCCACTCCGGCGGACTGCTGGTGCACAAATCCAGCCACCACTTCGACCTCGTCAACTGGTGGATCCGCTCGACCCCGGTGCGGGTGTTCGCCTCCGGCGGGCTGCGCTTCTACGGCGATGAGAACGCGGCAGAGCGCGGACTCGCGGATCGGCCCGCCCGCGGCACCCATGACGGCGACCACGACGCGTTCGAACTCGACCTGCGCGACGATCCTCAGCTCGCGCAGCTCTACCTCGACGCCGAACAGCACGACGGGTATCTCCGCGATCAGGACGTCTTCTCCTCCGGGATCACCATCGAGGACAACCTCGCCCTGGTCGTGGACTACGCCTCCGGTGCGACTCTGAGCTATTCGCTGAACGCCCACGCGCCGTGGGAGGGCTACCGCGTCGCGGTGAACGGCACCGAAGGCCGCGCCGAACTCGAGGTCATCGAGCGGGGCGCCGTCCTGGCGGGGGAAGGCCTGCACCCGGCGCTGGATCCGAGCGCCGTCCACGCCGGCGCGGGCGCGTCGACCAGGCCGGAGGGCGAGCGTCTGCTCGTTCAGCGTCACTGGAGCGAAGCGGTCGAGGTGCAGATCCCCGCCGAGGCGGGAGGACACGGGGGCGGAGACGCACTCCTGCTGGCCGATGTGTTCGTCGGGCCGTCCGACGATCCGCTCGGCCGCCCCGCGGACTGGACCGACGGCGTGCAGTCGATCGCGGTCGGCATCGCCGGGAACCGCTCGCTCGAGACGGGCCAGCCCGTGCGGGTCGCCGACCTCGGCATCCCGCTCCTGAGCCGCCGATGA
- a CDS encoding LacI family DNA-binding transcriptional regulator: protein MARVGIRDVALRAGVSISTVSNALNKPDTVSAALVSKVTAAAESLGYVPLQAARQLRARRSGLLGMTVINIANPFFAALVSGAEEAAAAAGYRILVGNSDDDVVKERGHIELFERVEVEGMLISPYGVSAASLERLRVRRIPVVLVDAVDDAGQLSSVSFDDVAGGRLAADHLLAQGRRSLAFVGAREEVRQVRERLQGTRDAVAACPDSRLDVIWSSRTTASVGQTLGARIAAMPADSRPEGIVTTNDHLACGLVYGLISSGVRVPGEIAVVGYDDIEFASVAAVPLTSVRQPAREMGRHAGEVLVRAIAAGAEAVRETVVFRPELSVRESTSGY, encoded by the coding sequence GTGGCGCGTGTCGGCATCCGTGATGTCGCCCTTCGGGCCGGCGTTTCGATCAGCACCGTCTCCAACGCGCTCAACAAGCCGGACACCGTCAGTGCTGCGCTCGTCTCGAAGGTGACAGCGGCCGCCGAGTCGCTCGGGTACGTGCCGCTGCAGGCAGCGCGCCAACTGCGCGCCCGCCGCAGCGGGCTGCTGGGCATGACGGTCATCAACATCGCCAACCCGTTCTTCGCCGCGCTGGTCAGCGGAGCCGAAGAGGCCGCAGCCGCCGCGGGGTATCGGATCCTCGTCGGCAACAGCGACGACGACGTCGTCAAGGAGCGCGGCCACATCGAGCTGTTCGAGCGGGTCGAGGTCGAGGGGATGCTGATCTCGCCCTACGGCGTTTCGGCCGCATCGCTGGAGCGGCTGAGGGTGCGGCGGATCCCGGTCGTCCTCGTCGATGCGGTGGACGATGCCGGGCAGCTGTCCTCCGTGTCATTCGACGATGTCGCCGGCGGCCGCCTCGCCGCCGACCACCTGCTCGCTCAGGGCCGGCGATCCCTCGCTTTCGTCGGCGCGCGCGAAGAGGTGCGACAGGTGCGCGAGCGGCTGCAGGGGACCCGCGATGCGGTCGCCGCGTGCCCCGATTCCCGGCTGGACGTCATCTGGTCGTCGCGGACGACGGCCTCGGTCGGTCAGACGCTCGGCGCGCGAATCGCGGCGATGCCCGCCGACTCACGACCGGAGGGCATCGTCACGACCAACGATCATCTGGCCTGCGGATTGGTGTACGGGTTGATCAGCTCCGGGGTGCGGGTGCCGGGAGAGATCGCGGTCGTCGGCTACGACGACATCGAGTTCGCCTCCGTCGCCGCCGTGCCGCTGACGTCCGTTCGGCAGCCCGCGCGCGAGATGGGCCGCCACGCCGGCGAGGTGCTCGTGCGCGCCATCGCCGCCGGCGCCGAGGCGGTGCGCGAGACGGTCGTCTTCCGTCCCGAGCTGTCGGTGCGGGAGTCGACGAGCGGATACTGA
- a CDS encoding dihydrodipicolinate synthase family protein — translation MAEKALTHSSIRSSLLTDPDSGYGVWPVMLTPFTDAGDVDLAVLDRYTDALIGWGSAGLFPVALSGEMYELDEPERLAIAARVVARADGRVPVVAAVSDSGTAEQIAVSASLLAATGVDAVVLIASRLVPQEADEQQLLAIVAHVLAAIPHVTFGLYECPLPYHRLLSTETVQELAATGRFAFFKETSHDLARMSERVRVTEGTPMRILNAGIENLAESVGIGVAGLSGWIANVYPDLALRVIELARSGQLDAAIALQDELVRVEHGMAPTYPASAKHLVQMRTPIGFRTDSRWRPSAIDPAELRALTGALS, via the coding sequence ATGGCTGAGAAAGCGCTTACCCACTCCAGCATCCGTTCGTCGCTGCTGACGGATCCGGATTCGGGGTACGGCGTGTGGCCGGTCATGCTGACACCGTTCACCGATGCCGGTGACGTCGATCTGGCCGTCCTCGACAGATACACCGACGCGCTGATCGGGTGGGGATCGGCGGGCCTGTTCCCGGTCGCGCTCTCGGGCGAGATGTACGAGCTCGATGAGCCCGAACGGCTCGCGATCGCAGCGCGGGTCGTCGCCCGCGCGGACGGCCGGGTACCGGTGGTCGCCGCGGTCAGCGACAGCGGGACCGCGGAGCAGATCGCCGTCTCGGCGAGTCTGCTGGCGGCGACGGGAGTGGATGCCGTGGTCCTGATCGCCTCGCGACTCGTGCCGCAGGAGGCGGACGAACAGCAGCTGCTCGCGATCGTCGCGCACGTGCTCGCAGCCATTCCGCACGTGACGTTCGGCCTCTACGAGTGCCCGCTTCCCTACCACCGGCTGCTCAGCACCGAGACGGTGCAGGAGCTCGCGGCGACCGGACGCTTCGCGTTCTTCAAGGAGACCAGTCACGATCTGGCGCGCATGAGCGAACGCGTGCGGGTCACGGAAGGCACGCCGATGCGCATCCTCAACGCGGGGATCGAGAACCTCGCCGAATCGGTCGGCATCGGAGTCGCCGGGCTGTCGGGCTGGATCGCCAATGTCTACCCCGACCTCGCGCTGCGGGTGATCGAACTGGCACGCTCGGGACAGCTGGATGCCGCGATCGCGCTTCAGGACGAGCTCGTCCGCGTCGAGCACGGCATGGCCCCCACCTACCCGGCATCGGCGAAACATCTCGTCCAGATGCGCACGCCGATCGGATTCCGCACGGACAGCCGCTGGCGTCCCTCGGCGATCGACCCGGCCGAGCTGCGCGCGCTGACCGGCGCGCTCTCGTGA
- a CDS encoding ABC transporter ATP-binding protein — protein MSAGGLIDGSRPTRSVLRLLARRPGRLTIALVAFALKEIPLWFLPVITAEVIDIVADGGSVTAVLGWFAIAVVLLVQNYPNHIIYTRNFMTVVRDTGADLRNALAARLQSLSIGYHTRVSASIVQTKVVRDVENVELMLQQVTHPLLSSVMVLIGAISMTAIMVPEFLPVYALAVPIALILRSSLSRRSRTRNEVFRREMEGFSARVGEMASLIPVTRAHGLEETAVSRVADGAEGVRDAGLRLDMLNGHVASISWVMMQLLGVGCLVLAAVFSLTGILPITPGEVVLLASYFALLTQGLTQLLMLIPVGARGIESVRSIAEVLEEPDLEQNEGKRAVPAVQGRLRLERVSHRYPGADTDAVHAVELDIAEGETVAFVGSSGSGKSTLLNLVLGFVRPTGGRILLDGADMQTLDLRTARRHISVVPQESVLFEGTIRENIAYGLPHLDDERALAALRDANALEFVAAQPQGWDTVVGQRGARLSGGQRQRLAITRALVRDPRILLLDEATSALDPESEELVKEALSRLMRGRTTLVVAHRLSTIRQADRIVVLEDGRIVEQGAHDALLAAAGRYATLHATQAG, from the coding sequence ATGTCTGCCGGCGGCCTCATCGACGGGTCCCGACCCACCCGCTCCGTGCTTCGACTGCTCGCGCGTCGGCCCGGCCGGCTGACGATCGCACTGGTCGCATTCGCGCTGAAGGAGATCCCCCTCTGGTTCCTTCCGGTCATCACCGCGGAGGTCATCGACATCGTCGCCGACGGCGGCTCGGTGACCGCCGTCCTTGGCTGGTTCGCCATCGCCGTGGTGCTCCTCGTGCAGAACTATCCGAACCACATCATCTACACGCGCAACTTCATGACGGTGGTGCGCGATACGGGCGCGGACCTGCGCAACGCCCTCGCCGCGCGACTGCAGAGCCTCTCGATCGGCTACCACACACGGGTGAGCGCCTCGATCGTGCAGACCAAAGTTGTGCGCGATGTCGAGAACGTGGAGCTGATGCTGCAGCAGGTGACCCACCCGCTGCTGTCCTCGGTCATGGTGCTGATCGGTGCCATCAGCATGACCGCGATCATGGTTCCCGAGTTCCTCCCCGTGTACGCGCTCGCCGTGCCGATCGCACTGATCCTGCGCTCGTCGCTGAGTCGCCGCTCGCGGACCCGCAACGAGGTGTTCCGGCGCGAGATGGAGGGCTTCTCGGCGCGCGTCGGCGAAATGGCGTCGCTCATCCCCGTGACGCGCGCGCATGGTCTGGAGGAGACCGCGGTCAGTCGCGTCGCCGACGGCGCCGAGGGCGTGCGCGACGCCGGCCTGCGACTGGACATGCTCAACGGCCATGTCGCATCCATCTCGTGGGTGATGATGCAGCTGCTGGGGGTGGGATGCCTCGTGCTCGCGGCGGTCTTCTCGCTCACCGGCATCCTTCCGATCACTCCCGGCGAGGTCGTGTTGCTGGCCAGCTACTTCGCGCTGCTCACGCAGGGCCTCACGCAGCTGCTGATGCTGATCCCGGTCGGCGCCCGCGGCATCGAGTCGGTCCGCTCGATCGCCGAGGTCCTCGAGGAGCCGGACCTCGAGCAGAACGAGGGCAAGCGCGCGGTTCCCGCGGTCCAGGGGCGTCTGCGGCTCGAACGGGTCAGCCACCGCTATCCGGGCGCCGACACGGACGCGGTGCACGCTGTCGAACTCGACATCGCTGAGGGCGAGACGGTCGCCTTCGTGGGCTCATCGGGGTCGGGCAAGTCGACACTGCTCAACCTCGTGCTGGGGTTCGTCCGGCCCACCGGTGGGCGCATCCTCCTCGACGGCGCCGACATGCAGACCCTCGATCTGCGGACCGCCAGGCGGCATATCTCGGTGGTGCCGCAGGAATCCGTGCTGTTCGAGGGCACGATCCGCGAGAACATCGCCTACGGTCTGCCGCACCTGGATGATGAGCGAGCACTCGCCGCGCTGCGTGACGCGAACGCGCTCGAGTTCGTCGCGGCCCAGCCGCAGGGTTGGGACACCGTCGTCGGTCAACGCGGCGCGCGCCTCTCCGGCGGGCAGCGCCAGAGGCTCGCGATCACCCGCGCACTGGTGCGCGACCCGCGCATCCTGCTGTTGGACGAGGCCACCAGCGCGTTGGATCCCGAGTCGGAGGAGCTCGTCAAAGAGGCGCTCAGCCGATTGATGCGGGGCCGCACGACCCTGGTGGTCGCGCATCGGCTCTCGACCATCCGGCAGGCGGATCGGATCGTCGTGCTCGAAGACGGCCGGATCGTCGAACAGGGCGCGCACGATGCCCTGCTGGCCGCCGCCGGGCGCTATGCGACCCTGCACGCGACGCAGGCCGGCTGA
- a CDS encoding DUF6807 domain-containing protein, whose protein sequence is MAENPTLDIRPDDVVVTAGDIEIGRYVFAPDAPAVESPKPYWHPLRALDGGLVTGYRPWDHRWHKGLQMTWTHVSGDNFWGGPSFVQGEGYVWLDNVGRIRHDGFSEVVASGPDVGMSEQLTWIAASGQEWLSETRTHRFPILDRERGYWVLDFATTLRNIRGADLHLGSPTTAGRPAAGYTGLFLRMPRAWTGGEVIAAGDRTAGDLMGRAADWVGFTGQHDDVDGGATVLAFAGTSSAAPAIRWFVRSEPIPVLAPSPSFDQEIVLRDGEELALTHRHVFLDRVWRAAELAELAEELHP, encoded by the coding sequence ATGGCTGAGAATCCGACCCTCGACATCCGACCCGACGACGTGGTCGTCACCGCGGGCGACATCGAGATCGGGCGCTACGTGTTCGCGCCCGACGCGCCCGCGGTCGAGTCGCCGAAGCCGTACTGGCATCCGCTGCGCGCACTCGACGGCGGGCTGGTCACCGGCTACCGACCGTGGGATCACCGCTGGCACAAGGGTCTGCAGATGACCTGGACCCACGTGTCGGGGGACAACTTCTGGGGTGGCCCGTCCTTCGTCCAGGGCGAGGGGTACGTCTGGCTGGACAACGTCGGGCGCATCCGCCACGACGGATTCTCGGAGGTCGTGGCATCCGGCCCGGATGTGGGGATGAGCGAGCAGCTGACCTGGATCGCGGCCAGCGGGCAGGAGTGGCTGTCCGAGACGCGCACGCATCGCTTCCCGATCCTGGACCGGGAGCGCGGATACTGGGTGCTCGACTTCGCCACCACCCTCCGGAACATCCGCGGCGCGGACCTGCACCTCGGGAGCCCCACGACGGCGGGTCGGCCCGCCGCAGGGTACACCGGTCTGTTCCTGCGCATGCCGCGTGCCTGGACCGGTGGCGAGGTGATCGCCGCGGGTGATCGGACCGCCGGTGATCTGATGGGACGCGCCGCCGACTGGGTCGGGTTCACCGGTCAGCACGACGACGTCGATGGGGGAGCGACGGTGCTCGCATTCGCCGGGACGTCGTCGGCGGCACCGGCGATCCGGTGGTTCGTCCGGAGCGAGCCGATCCCCGTGCTGGCGCCGTCGCCCTCGTTCGACCAGGAGATCGTGCTCCGAGACGGCGAAGAGCTGGCGCTCACCCACCGTCACGTGTTCCTGGACAGGGTGTGGAGAGCGGCCGAGCTCGCCGAGCTGGCCGAGGAGCTGCATCCGTGA
- a CDS encoding cupin domain-containing protein has translation MTQSTPRFPGAVAVSDLQVYDWEAVDGLCGGSPHLHTASSEGYVVTGGSGAVHTIDRDGAAIHPLGEGSVLWFSPGTVHRLVNHGNLRLLVVMQNGGLPEAGDAVLTFPATVLADPDEYARAAALPPGSEEQRADAARRRRDLAMTGYLELREAIRARGPVAYAELLERAARLVRPRVAQWRDTWEASVAAETARTRAQLDALAAGQAGAMAGASVRRAEPDAGSRRFGMCGRLRTWDFTEEI, from the coding sequence GTGACGCAGAGCACACCGCGCTTTCCCGGCGCTGTCGCCGTGAGCGATCTCCAGGTCTACGACTGGGAGGCGGTCGACGGGCTCTGCGGCGGATCGCCCCACCTGCACACCGCCTCCAGCGAGGGATACGTCGTGACCGGCGGTTCCGGGGCGGTGCACACGATCGACCGCGACGGCGCGGCCATCCATCCGCTCGGCGAGGGGAGCGTGCTGTGGTTCTCGCCCGGCACCGTTCATCGCCTCGTCAACCACGGGAACCTGCGGCTGCTGGTCGTCATGCAGAACGGCGGACTCCCCGAGGCGGGCGATGCCGTCCTCACCTTCCCGGCGACGGTGCTGGCTGACCCGGACGAGTACGCTCGGGCGGCGGCGCTGCCGCCAGGCAGCGAGGAGCAGCGAGCGGATGCCGCGCGCCGCCGGCGCGACCTCGCCATGACCGGTTACCTGGAGCTGCGGGAGGCGATCCGCGCCCGAGGTCCGGTCGCATACGCCGAGCTGCTCGAACGCGCCGCCCGGCTGGTGCGGCCACGTGTCGCACAGTGGCGGGACACCTGGGAGGCGAGCGTCGCGGCCGAGACGGCACGCACGCGCGCGCAACTCGACGCCCTTGCGGCCGGGCAGGCCGGCGCGATGGCAGGCGCGTCGGTACGACGAGCGGAGCCGGATGCCGGGTCGCGCCGATTCGGGATGTGCGGACGCCTGCGCACCTGGGACTTCACGGAGGAGATCTGA